In a single window of the Ruminococcus albus 7 = DSM 20455 genome:
- a CDS encoding DUF4391 domain-containing protein, which yields MIEFPSATVVGRRLPKEAFYKHLPLTKPLKDKFVSDVERIVVENSLTKSNLNLNDDAEINEIMLLSITLKKQEFDGKVVEAIARQNQHKLIFLLIYENSYQLALYHSKLYRTSWMQKDQVSLRPQGFSLDEIWNCFIEQIALFAEQAENIRTLSIEERLALQEKIQKLEKQIQKTETAAWKEQQPKKQFALYTKLREYQKQLEELKHGQA from the coding sequence ATGATTGAGTTTCCAAGTGCAACGGTGGTAGGCAGAAGACTTCCGAAGGAGGCGTTCTATAAGCACTTGCCACTGACCAAGCCATTGAAAGACAAATTTGTGTCTGATGTTGAACGTATTGTAGTAGAAAACAGCTTGACCAAAAGTAATCTGAATTTGAACGATGATGCGGAAATCAACGAAATTATGCTGTTATCTATCACGTTAAAAAAACAGGAATTTGACGGCAAGGTAGTTGAAGCAATCGCAAGGCAGAATCAGCACAAACTGATTTTTCTTCTAATTTATGAAAATAGTTATCAGCTTGCATTGTATCATAGCAAGTTATACCGCACTTCATGGATGCAGAAAGATCAGGTTTCCCTGAGACCGCAGGGCTTTTCGCTTGACGAGATATGGAACTGCTTTATTGAGCAAATAGCACTGTTTGCTGAACAGGCTGAAAATATCCGAACACTCTCTATTGAGGAACGCCTGGCTTTACAAGAGAAAATACAGAAACTCGAAAAGCAGATACAGAAAACTGAAACTGCTGCCTGGAAAGAACAGCAGCCTAAGAAACAATTTGCATTATACACGAAATTACGTGAATATCAAAAACAATTGGAGGAACTGAAACATGGACAAGCTTAA
- a CDS encoding site-specific DNA-methyltransferase: MDKLKMHTPDLADENFKKLASLFPNAVTETITGYDADGNAIVERAIDADVLRQEISATVVEGAQERYQFTWPDKKKSIVLANQPIAKTLRLDRKKSVGRDGTPGSIDTENIYIEGDNLDALKLLQETYLGKVKMIYIDPPYNTGNDFIYEDDFSLDTGEYLGNSGQFDEEGNRLVQNTESNGRFHTDWLNMMYPRLRIAKDLLSEDGAIFISIDEHEVGNLRKMCDEVFGGACFVSDVAWQRTYSMRNDVKGIAAEIEHVLVYGKQPAWQPKKLARTEKMDSKYKNPDNDPRGAWRNIVASAPNAATHQGMVYAIQNPITGEYAYPPQGRCWSLGQDFMLNAMNQWCDYELKNIHDDERRAEVCGVSTAEVRKDVLAIVLKGALAEAKQKALAKYQGVLPEFFFSKKGEGTLSRKAYINEVAGRPVTNFWSFEETGHTDEASRLLKELFDGTTVFDTPKPVRLLDRIITIATNTEDVVLDFFSGSGTTAESLLKMNMSDSGNRKYILVQINEETRLPSYANLCEIGEERIRRAGKKIKEENPLTTADLDIGFRVFKVDSSNMEDVYYRPADLKQDQIMMNIDNVKADRTPEDLLFQSMLDLGILLSSEIEETEFAGKKVFSVAGGYLIACFDFEITEETVTEIAKKKPFYAVFRDAGYANDSVATNFEQIFETYSPKTKRKVL; encoded by the coding sequence ATGGACAAGCTTAAAATGCACACGCCCGATCTGGCGGATGAGAACTTTAAAAAGCTGGCATCGCTGTTCCCGAACGCTGTTACCGAAACAATTACAGGCTACGATGCAGATGGTAATGCAATCGTTGAACGTGCCATTGATGCAGATGTATTGCGACAGGAAATTTCTGCAACCGTCGTTGAGGGTGCGCAGGAGCGTTATCAGTTCACATGGCCTGATAAAAAGAAATCCATAGTGCTTGCCAATCAGCCGATTGCAAAGACGCTTCGCCTTGACCGTAAGAAGTCCGTTGGCAGAGACGGCACACCGGGTAGTATTGATACCGAGAACATCTATATCGAGGGTGACAACCTTGATGCTTTGAAGCTCTTGCAGGAAACATACCTTGGCAAGGTGAAGATGATTTATATTGATCCGCCCTACAACACCGGAAATGATTTTATCTATGAGGATGATTTTTCGCTGGATACAGGCGAGTATCTGGGAAACAGTGGGCAGTTTGACGAAGAAGGAAACCGCCTTGTACAGAACACGGAAAGCAACGGGCGGTTTCATACAGACTGGCTTAATATGATGTACCCGCGTCTAAGAATTGCTAAGGATTTACTGTCTGAGGACGGGGCGATTTTTATATCAATAGACGAACATGAAGTCGGTAATTTAAGAAAAATGTGTGATGAAGTGTTCGGCGGTGCTTGCTTTGTTTCTGATGTTGCATGGCAGCGCACTTATTCAATGAGAAATGATGTAAAAGGTATCGCTGCTGAAATTGAACATGTTTTAGTTTATGGGAAACAACCTGCCTGGCAACCCAAAAAACTCGCAAGAACAGAAAAAATGGATTCAAAATATAAAAATCCAGATAATGACCCTCGTGGCGCATGGAGAAATATCGTAGCGAGCGCTCCCAATGCAGCAACGCATCAAGGCATGGTATATGCAATTCAAAATCCTATTACGGGAGAATATGCATATCCGCCTCAAGGAAGGTGCTGGAGCTTAGGTCAAGATTTTATGCTTAATGCGATGAATCAGTGGTGCGATTATGAATTAAAAAACATTCACGATGATGAAAGAAGAGCAGAAGTTTGCGGCGTAAGTACGGCTGAAGTAAGAAAAGATGTTCTTGCAATTGTGTTGAAAGGCGCTTTAGCTGAGGCAAAACAAAAAGCTTTAGCAAAGTATCAAGGAGTTTTACCCGAGTTTTTCTTTTCCAAAAAAGGTGAAGGAACTTTAAGCAGAAAAGCCTATATAAACGAAGTTGCTGGAAGACCTGTAACGAATTTCTGGTCATTTGAAGAAACTGGACATACTGATGAAGCATCCAGATTACTGAAAGAATTATTTGATGGTACAACAGTTTTTGATACGCCAAAACCTGTTCGCCTTTTAGACAGAATCATAACCATTGCGACAAATACCGAAGATGTAGTGCTAGATTTCTTCTCTGGATCGGGAACTACTGCGGAATCACTTTTGAAAATGAATATGTCTGATAGCGGAAATAGAAAGTATATTCTAGTTCAAATTAATGAAGAAACGCGGTTGCCTAGTTATGCTAATCTCTGTGAAATCGGAGAAGAACGAATCCGCCGTGCCGGAAAGAAGATCAAGGAAGAAAATCCGCTTACAACCGCAGACCTTGATATTGGGTTCCGTGTGTTCAAGGTTGACAGCAGTAACATGGAGGACGTGTATTATCGCCCTGCTGACCTGAAACAAGACCAGATCATGATGAACATAGATAACGTCAAGGCAGACAGAACGCCGGAAGATCTGCTTTTTCAGTCGATGCTCGACCTCGGCATTCTGCTTTCCTCTGAAATCGAAGAAACGGAATTTGCCGGAAAGAAGGTCTTTTCCGTTGCAGGTGGCTACCTGATTGCCTGCTTTGATTTTGAGATCACTGAGGAAACTGTTACGGAGATTGCAAAGAAAAAGCCTTTCTATGCTGTTTTCCGTGATGCAGGCTATGCAAATGACAGCGTTGCCACGAACTTTGAGCAGATTTTTGAAACCTATAGCCCGAAAACCAAGAGGAAGGTACTGTAA
- a CDS encoding type III restriction-modification system endonuclease, whose protein sequence is MKFKFTIQPYQTEAVESVVNVFAGQSFNDRFTYRRDVEVERTLLNAQKSDEELYMGFANARVQLDGTQLLANIRKIQGRNNIKLSDSLTTKLGCCSLDVEMETGTGKTYVYIKTMFELNKRYGWSKFIVVVPSIAIREGVRKSFDVMQEHFHEQYGKKARFFVYDSKNLSEIDDFSQSADIHVMIINTQAFNSSFNEAKNVEGRKGDAAARIIFSKRDDFSSRRPIDVIAANNPIIIMDEPQKMGGDKTQAALKQFKPLFVLNYSATHKQHHELVYVLDALDAYNKHLVKRIEVKGFDIKNLRGTDSYLYLSSIIISPKKPPMARIEFEIGYDKSINRETRLLGVDDDLYSLSKNMNQYRGYRISEIDPVRGIVTFTNGEIIHSGEVQGDVSESDLRRVQIRETIRSHFEKEKELFDKGIKCLSLFFIDEVAKYRCYDEDGNEVNSEYGEIFEQEYTDILNEYLTLFDTPYEKYLRSIEVHQTHAGYFSIDKKGRKIDSSLKRGTDESDDISAYDLILKDKERLLSFNTPVRFIFSHSALREGWDNPNVFQICTLKHGGSSPTQKRQEVGRGLRLCVNQNGDRMDSDTLGDLVQQINQLTVIASDGYSEFVADLQRGIREDLYDRPTKASAEYFTGKTLVLNGQDITITEKQGKDIYRYLIKNDYIDDEDHITDQYLTDLANRVLASLPESCIEITEGVHALVQSIYDEHALDDMIRNGNSTTIQENALNDNFYKKEFQTLWNYINHKYAYTVEFDSEELIKKAIAYLDEKMFVAKLQYTVTTGKQEDKLNNETIKTGAGFSTEKSKTYTLDRTEGSSIPYDLIGEIAAGVKLTRRSTARILAGIKPTTYAYYCNNPEEFISKAIRLILEQKATMIVEHISYNQTDGTYDSAIFTAEKNNDFSKAYRAQKHIQDYVFTDGYAKDGQSVERKFVEDIDKADEVCVYAKLPKGFSIPTPVGNYSPDWAIAFHVGMVKHIFFIAETKGTMESLNLKRIEQAKIDCAKKLFAQLSKADVVYHEVDNYQHLLDKINEL, encoded by the coding sequence ATGAAATTCAAATTTACCATACAGCCCTATCAGACAGAGGCTGTAGAAAGCGTCGTGAACGTATTTGCAGGTCAGTCTTTTAATGACCGTTTCACATATCGCAGAGATGTGGAAGTAGAACGCACTCTTCTGAATGCACAGAAGTCTGACGAAGAATTGTATATGGGCTTCGCAAATGCCCGTGTGCAACTTGATGGGACTCAGCTCCTTGCAAATATCCGAAAAATACAGGGCAGAAACAATATCAAGCTGTCCGATTCTCTGACAACCAAGCTCGGCTGCTGTTCTCTTGACGTAGAAATGGAAACAGGAACTGGAAAGACCTATGTTTACATCAAAACGATGTTTGAACTGAACAAGCGTTACGGCTGGAGCAAATTCATTGTCGTTGTACCGAGCATTGCAATCCGCGAGGGAGTCCGCAAGAGCTTTGACGTAATGCAGGAGCATTTCCATGAGCAATACGGCAAAAAGGCGCGGTTCTTCGTTTACGATTCCAAAAACCTTTCCGAGATCGACGATTTCAGCCAAAGTGCAGATATTCATGTAATGATCATCAACACGCAGGCGTTCAATTCTTCGTTTAATGAGGCAAAGAATGTCGAGGGACGCAAGGGAGATGCCGCTGCAAGAATCATATTCTCCAAGCGTGATGATTTTAGTTCTCGCAGACCTATTGATGTGATTGCTGCGAATAACCCCATTATCATTATGGACGAACCTCAAAAAATGGGCGGTGACAAAACGCAGGCTGCACTGAAACAGTTCAAGCCGTTGTTTGTTTTGAATTATTCTGCCACCCATAAACAGCACCATGAGCTTGTCTATGTGCTGGATGCACTCGATGCCTATAATAAGCATTTGGTTAAGCGTATTGAAGTTAAGGGCTTTGATATTAAAAATCTGCGTGGTACTGACAGTTATCTGTACCTGTCAAGTATCATCATTTCTCCGAAAAAGCCCCCGATGGCTCGTATTGAATTTGAAATAGGCTATGATAAATCCATTAACAGAGAAACTCGTTTGCTGGGTGTGGACGATGATCTGTATTCCCTCTCAAAAAATATGAATCAATACCGTGGATATCGTATCAGCGAGATTGATCCTGTCCGAGGTATTGTGACTTTTACAAACGGTGAGATCATTCATTCAGGTGAAGTGCAGGGTGATGTTTCGGAATCTGATTTACGGCGTGTTCAGATCAGAGAAACGATACGCTCTCATTTTGAAAAGGAAAAAGAGCTTTTTGATAAGGGCATTAAATGCCTGTCTTTGTTCTTCATAGATGAGGTAGCAAAGTACCGCTGTTATGATGAAGACGGCAATGAGGTCAATTCTGAATATGGTGAGATTTTTGAGCAGGAATATACCGACATACTGAATGAATATCTCACGCTGTTTGATACGCCATATGAGAAGTATCTTCGTTCTATTGAAGTTCATCAGACTCATGCCGGATATTTCAGTATTGATAAAAAGGGACGTAAGATAGATAGCTCTCTCAAGCGCGGCACTGATGAAAGTGATGATATTTCTGCATATGATCTTATCTTGAAGGATAAGGAACGGTTACTCTCGTTCAATACGCCTGTTCGTTTTATTTTCTCACATTCCGCTCTCCGTGAAGGTTGGGATAACCCGAACGTTTTTCAGATTTGTACGCTGAAGCATGGCGGTAGTTCTCCTACGCAAAAGCGTCAGGAAGTCGGCAGAGGTCTACGCCTCTGCGTTAATCAAAACGGTGACCGAATGGACAGCGATACACTTGGGGATCTTGTGCAGCAGATCAATCAACTGACAGTTATCGCATCTGACGGTTACAGCGAATTTGTTGCTGATTTGCAGCGAGGTATCCGTGAAGATCTGTATGATCGCCCGACAAAGGCATCCGCAGAGTATTTCACCGGAAAGACACTTGTTTTGAACGGACAGGATATTACAATTACCGAAAAACAAGGAAAGGATATCTATCGCTATCTTATCAAAAATGATTATATTGACGATGAAGATCATATCACCGATCAATATCTTACTGATCTTGCCAATAGAGTTCTTGCATCGTTGCCGGAAAGCTGTATTGAAATCACTGAAGGGGTTCATGCTCTTGTGCAAAGCATCTATGATGAACACGCCCTTGATGACATGATTCGCAATGGTAACAGTACAACAATTCAGGAGAACGCACTGAATGATAATTTCTATAAAAAGGAATTTCAAACACTCTGGAATTATATCAACCATAAGTATGCCTACACTGTCGAATTCGACAGCGAGGAATTGATTAAAAAGGCTATTGCTTACCTTGACGAAAAAATGTTTGTTGCTAAACTTCAATATACAGTAACAACAGGTAAACAGGAAGATAAACTCAATAATGAAACGATAAAAACTGGCGCAGGCTTCTCTACTGAAAAAAGTAAGACCTATACATTAGATAGAACTGAAGGCAGTTCTATCCCCTATGATCTTATTGGAGAAATTGCAGCCGGTGTAAAACTTACTCGACGTTCAACAGCAAGAATTCTGGCTGGTATAAAGCCTACTACATATGCGTATTATTGTAATAATCCAGAAGAGTTTATTTCAAAGGCAATTCGTTTGATTTTAGAGCAGAAAGCAACGATGATTGTAGAGCATATTTCTTATAATCAAACTGATGGAACATATGATAGTGCTATATTCACTGCTGAAAAAAATAATGATTTTTCTAAGGCGTATAGAGCGCAAAAGCATATTCAGGATTATGTTTTTACAGACGGATATGCTAAAGACGGTCAAAGCGTTGAACGAAAATTTGTCGAAGACATTGATAAAGCTGATGAAGTTTGTGTTTACGCAAAACTTCCAAAGGGCTTTTCTATT